The following proteins are co-located in the Salvelinus fontinalis isolate EN_2023a chromosome 29, ASM2944872v1, whole genome shotgun sequence genome:
- the LOC129827631 gene encoding heterogeneous nuclear ribonucleoprotein A0-like, whose protein sequence is MDAANQLCKLFVGGLNVDTDDDGLRKHFEQYGQLTDCVVVVNKQLQRSRCFGFVTYSSGEEADAAMAARPHVVDGTNVELKRAVAREDAGKPEALAKVKKIFIGGLKDDIEDEHLNDYFSQFGEIEKAEVIAEKETGKKRGFGFVHFTDNDSADKAVVVKFHTINGHKVEVKKALTKQEMQAGGGGRGGRGGRGMRGGQNGFGGGRGGYDSYGGGFGGGYGGNSGGYGGGYGSGGYGGGYGGASYGGGYGDQMGGYGGGNGYSDFGSGYSQQSSGYGPMKGASNYAGRSPAPYAPRGGAGGYNRGAYGGY, encoded by the coding sequence ATGGACGCCGCAAATCAACTTTGCAAACTTTTTGTCGGTGGATTGAACGTAGATACCGACGATGACGGGCTCCGCAAACATTTTGAGCAGTATGGTCAACTGACCGACTGCGTTGTGGTTGTGAATAAGCAGCTACAGAGGTCCCGCTGTTTCGGCTTTGTTACCTACTCGAGCGGGGAGGAGGCCGATGCAGCAATGGCGGCTAGGCCACATGTCGTTGATGGCACCAACGTGGAGTTGAAAAGAGCGGTCGCTCGGGAAGATGCTGGAAAACCCGAGGCACTCGCCAAGGTCAAGAAAATATTCATCGGTGGACTGAAAGACGACATCGAagatgaacatctgaatgattatTTTTCCCAGTTCGGCGAGATCGAGAAGGCCGAAGTAATCGCGGAGAAGGAAACCGGAAAGAAAAGGGGTTTCGGCTTTGTTCACTTCACAGATAACGACTCGGCCGACAAGGCAGTGGTTGTAAAGTTCCACACCATCAATGGGCACAAGGTGGAAGTGAAGAAAGCCCTCACCAAGCAGGAGATGCAAGCTGGTGGTGGCGGCAGGGGTGGAAGAGGTGGGAGAGGCATGAGAGGAGGACAAAATGGCTTCGGTGGCGGCAGAGGTGGTTACGACAGCTACGGGGGCGGTTTCGGTGGGGGCTATGGAGGCAATAGCGGCGGTTATGGCGGCGGCTACGGAAGTGGAGGCTATGGCGGTGGTTATGGAGGCGCAAGCTACGGAGGTGGCTACGGCGACCAGATGGGAGGTTATGGTGGCGGCAATGGCTACAGTGACTTTGGCAGTGGGTACAGCCAGCAGTCCTCCGGTTATGGGCCCATGAAAGGGGCCAGCAACTATGCCGGTAGGAGCCCCGCTCCATACGCCCCCAGAGGCGGTGCGGGTGGCTACAACAGAGGGGCTTATGGCGGCTACTAA
- the LOC129827632 gene encoding heterogeneous nuclear ribonucleoprotein A0-like, translated as MTNQLCKLFVGGLNVETTDDGLRQHFEQYGQLTDCVVVQNQQLQRSRCFGFVTYSSAEEADAAMAARPHVVDGTNVELKRAVAREDAGRPEALAKVKKIFIGGLKDDIEDEHLNDYFSQFGAIEKAEVISDKETFKKRGFGFVYFEDNDSADKAVVLKFHTINGHKVEVKKALTKQEMQSAGGRGGRGGRGMRGSQNGYDGGRGGGYGSYGGGYGGNDGGYGGGYGNGGGYGNQGGYGGGYGDQMGGSYGGNGYNDFGGDYGQQSSGYGAMKGGSYSGRSAAPYSRGGAGGYGRGGYGGY; from the coding sequence ATGACGAACCAACTTTGCAAACTGTTTGTCGGTGGCTTGAACGTCGAGACTACAGACGATGGCCTTCGTCAACATTTCGAGCAGTACGGCCAGTTAACCGACTGCGTAGTGGTCCAGAACCAGCAGCTACAAAGGTCTCGCTGTTTCGGCTTTGTAACCTACTCAAGTGCGGAGGAGGCCGACGCAGCCATGGCCGCCAGGCCACATGTCGTCGATGGTACCAACGTGGAGTTAAAAAGGGCCGTTGCACGGGAAGATGCTGGTAGGCCAGAGGCACTCGCCaaagtaaagaaaatatttaTTGGTGGGCTGAAAGACGACATCGAAGACGAACATTTGAATGATTATTTCTCTCAGTTTGGCGCAATTGAGAAGGCCGAAGTCATCAGCGACAAAGAGACTTTCAAAAAAAGGGGATTCGGCTTTGTCTACTTCGAAGATAATGACTCTGCCGACAAAGCGGTAGTGCTGAAGTTCCACACCATCAATGGACACAAAGTGGAGGTGAAGAAGGCCCTCACCAAACAAGAGATGCAGTCAGCCGGTGGTCGTGGTGGCCGGGGTGGGAGAGGAATGAGGGGATCTCAAAATGGCTACGACGGCGGAAGAGGTGGCGGCTACGGCAGCTATGGCGGTGGCTATGGAGGAAACGATGGCGGCTACGGTGGAGGATACGGCAACGGAGGTGGTTACGGTAACCAAGGGGGATACGGAGGAGGTTATGGCGATCAAATGGGGGGCAGTTATGGTGGGAACGGTTACAATGACTTTGGCGGAGATTATGGTCAGCAGTCTTCCGGTTATGGTGCAATGAAGGGGGGTAGCTATTCAGGCAGGAGCGCTGCACCGTACTCCCGTGGAGGTGCCGGTGGCTATGGCAGGGGTGGATATGGTGGTTATTAG
- the LOC129827630 gene encoding nucleotide exchange factor SIL1-like — MLTGYLRKGSKSTRLKMALMLLVLSCQFVHVLSEKSSSALTVVESTETSLDDEDAHHMEEESDPEDLDLFRPTDQWQSLKPGQAVPRGSHVRLNLQTRQREIKLGEHQILKYQIDGQRQGKENTPGPSFNAEELKKALKNIKEGVDPETSDKEKEEKEALRAQFRPMEELKRDMAKLDMLMESDFQVISRLMSQFNSSNTTVEEKIKALHDLEYLVHQVDNAQNLASRGGLKLVVDALNSTDYRLQESAAFVLGSALSSNPVVQVEAVESGTLQKLLMLLATPRPMSVKKKALFAVASLLRHFPFAQSHFLKLGGLQVLGDLFRASEGGALRVRIVTILYDMINEKELISQTGLDPIPDASHNERLQQYAQVSLMPLLAEQGWCSLVPELLASPEHDWKEKALRTILAMMPHCQTQYRQDYTLSSSLRTLQEQYQELVLSEQALGDEDGYFGEILVLLETVLLKLK, encoded by the exons ATGTTGACCGGATACCTGAGAAAAGGAAGTAAATCTACCAGGCTGAAGATGGCACTCATGCTCTTAGTATTGAGTTGTCAATTCGTCCATGTTCTCAGCGAAAAA TCTTCCTCTGCTCTGACTGTTGTGGAGAGCACTGAGACCAGCCTGGATGATGAGGATGCGCACCACATGGAGGAAGAGAGCGATCCTGAGGATTTGGATTTGTTCCGTCCCACGGATCAGTGGCAGTCTCTCAAACCAG GCCAGGCAGTCCCAAGGGGCTCTCACGTAAGGCTCAACCTCCAGACAAGACAGAGGGAGATCAAACTTGGGGAACATCAGATTCTCAAATACCAGATCGATGGACAAAG ACAGGGGAAGGAGAACACACCAGGCCCATCCTTCAATGCTGAGGAGCTGAAGAAGGCTCTGAAAAATATAAAAGAAGGAGTGGATCCTGAAACTAGTGACAAAGAAAAAGAAGAGAAG GAGGCTCTCAGAGCCCAGTTTCGTCCCATGGAGGAGCTGAAAAGAGACATGGCCAAACTGGACATGCTGATGGAGTCAGACTTCCAGGTTATTAGCAGACTGATGTCCCAATTCAACAGCTCAAACACCACTGTGGAGGAGAAGATAAAAGCTTTACATGACCTAGAGTACCTTGTTCATCAG GTGGACAATGCCCAGAACTTGGCGTCTAGGGGAGGATTGAAGCTTGTGGTTGATGCTTTGAACAGCACAGACTATCGCCTTCAGGAGAGTGCTGCTTTTGTCTTGGGGTCAGCTCTGTCAAG TAACCCGGTGGTGCAGGTGGAGGCAGTTGAAAGTGGTACCCTGCAGAAGCTGTTAATGTTACTCGCCACTCCACGACCCATGTCTGTTAAAAAGAAG GCGTTGTTTGCTGTGGCCTCTTTGCTACGTCACTTCCCCTTTGCCCAAAGCCACTTCCTGAAGCTGGGTGGGCTGCAGGTGTTGGGGGATCTTTTCCGAGCTTCCGAAGGCGGGGCTCTCCGTGTGAGGATTGTAACCATACTCTATGATATGATCAATGAGAAG GAGCTGATCTCTCAGACTGGACTGGACCCCATTCCAGATGCTTCTCACAACGAGCGTTTGCAGCAGTACGCACAGGTCTCCCTCATGCCACTGCTGGCAGAGCAGGGCTGGTGCAGCCTGGTGCCTGAACTGTTGGCCTCCCCAGAGCACGACTGGAAGGAGAAGGCCCTGAGAACCATCCTGGCCATGATGCCTCACTGCCAGACTCAGTATCGGCAGGACtacaccctgtcttcctccctccgCACCCTACAGGAGCAGTACCAGGAACTGGTGCTCTCAGAGCAAGCCCTCGGAGATGAGGATGGGTACTTTGGGGAGATCCTGGTTCTTTTGGAGACAGTGCTGCTGAAACTGAAGTGA